From one Lolium rigidum isolate FL_2022 chromosome 4, APGP_CSIRO_Lrig_0.1, whole genome shotgun sequence genomic stretch:
- the LOC124706496 gene encoding MLO-like protein 1, with translation MAADEAEESTLEFTPTWIVAAVCSLIVLISLLAERCLHYLGKTFKRKNQKPLYEAILKVKEELMLLGFISLLLTVFQGMIQKTCISSGWTLHMLPCKREELEGEAGPAKEHFVTSQIIGRIGRRLLSDGAAGLEICKQKGKVPLMSLEAIHQLHIFIFVLAITHVVFSVLTMVLGGAKIHQWKQWEDAIQKDNAGNGPKKVTGVHNFEFIREHFKGIGKDSRILSWLQSFCKQFYGSVGKSDYTTMRLGFIMTHCRGNLKFDFHKYMLRVLESDFKKVVGISWYLWVFVVIFLLLNVNGWHTYFWIAFIPLILLLAVGTKLEHVIAQLAQDVAEKNSAIEGDLIVKPSDDHFWFGRPKIVLFLIHFILFQNAFEIAFFFWILTTYGFNSCIMGQVVFIVPRLVIGLIIQLLCSYSTLPLYAIVTQMGSSYKKEIFNEHVQQGVLGWAQKVKLKKGFKKSNTTAESTSIGESAGPSAKIEMIKRTSGEGNDTTPLNEQRGKEMSSAGESIE, from the exons ATGGCGGCGGATGAGGCGGAGGAGTCGACGCTGGAGTTCACGCCGACGTGGATCGTCGCGGCGGTCTGCTCCCTCATCGTCCTCATCTCCCTCCTCGCCGAGCGATGCCTCCACTACCTCGGCAAG ACGTTCAAGAGGAAGAACCAGAAGCCGCTCTACGAGGCCATCCTCAAGGTCAAGGAAG AGCTCATGCTTCTGGGCTTCATCTCCCTGCTGCTCACGGTGTTCCAGGGGATGATCCAGAAGACCTGCATCAGCTCCGGTTGGACGCTCCACATGCTGCCATGCAAAAGGGAGGAACTAGAGGGTGAGGCGGGCCCCGCCAAGGAGCACTTTGTCACGTCCCAGATCATCGGCAGGATCGGGAGGCGGCTGCTCAGCGACGGCGCCGCGGGCCTCGAGATCTGCAAGCAGAAG GGGAAAGTTCCGTTGATGTCCCTTGAGGCGATACATCAGTTGCATATTTTCATATTTGTGCTGGCAATTACGCATGTTGTATTCAGTGTTTTGACAATGGTCTTAGGAGGTGCAAAG ATACATCAATGGAAACAGTGGGAGGATGCAATTCAGAAAGATAATGCTGGAAATG GGCCAAAGAAAGTGACTGGTGTACACAATTTCGAATTTATCAGGGAGCATTTCAAGGGTATTGGCAAAGATTCTAGAATATTGAGTTGGCTG CAAAGTTTTTGTAAGCAATTCTATGGATCAGTGGGTAAATCCGACTACACAACAATGCGTCTTGGTTTTATCATG ACGCACTGCCGTGGAAACCTGAAATTTGATTTCCATAAATACATGCTGAGGGTATTAGAGTCTGATTTTAAGAAAGTGGTTGGCATAAG CTGGTACTTGTGGGTCTTCGTGGTGATCTTTCTGCTGCTGAATGTTAATG GCTGGCACACGTACTTCTGGATTGCATTCATTCCCTTAATT CTGCTGTTAGCCGTTGGCACCAAGTTGGAGCACGTCATAGCTCAGTTAGCTCAGGATGTAGCAGAGAAGAACTCCGCAATTGAGGGTGATTTGATTGTAAAACCATCAGATGACCACTTCTGGTTTGGGCGGCCAAAGATTGTCCTGTTCCTAATCCACTTCATCCTCTTCCAGAATGCCTTTGAGATTGCATTCTTCTTCTGGATACTG ACCACTTACGGATTCAACTCCTGCATCATGGGGCAAGTTGTTTTTATTGTGCCGAGGCTTGTTATTGG GCTCATCATTCAACTTCTCTGCAGCTACAGCACCCTGCCTTTATACGCAATTGTAACGCAG ATGGGGAGCTCCTACAAGAAGGAGATCTTCAACGAGCATGTGCAGCAGGGTGTCCTGGGTTGGGCTCAGAAGGTTAAGCTGAAAAAGGGATTCAAGAAGAGCAATACCACAGCAGAATCAACCAGCATCGGCGAGTCAGCAGGACCTTCTGCTAAGATTGAAATGATCAAACGAACATCAGGTGAAGGCAACGATACTACTCCGTTAAACGAGCAGCGCGGGAAGGAAATGAGCAGCGCCGGTGAAAGCATAGAATGA